The Pseudofrankia sp. DC12 region CCGCGTCGGCCTTCAGGTGGTTGTAGCTCGGGCCGTAGTAGTCGGCGATCCAGGTCAGCTTGCCCTCAAGCTCGGGGGCGATCCGCTCGGGGCGCACGCCCGGGTCGATGCCGATCCCGGCGCCCGCGCCCTGCTCGATCATGTTGACCAGGAACTCGCCCTTGCCACAGCCGATCTCCAGGACCGACTTCCCGTGCAGGTCGTACTTGTCGACCCACCGCTTCGCCAGGTCACGGGCGAACTCACGGAACAGCGGCGAGAAGGCCTGGGTCTCCTCGTACTTCTCCGAGTAGGCGGCCATATGGCCGTCGTAGTCGGCGTTGAAGACGAAGGCGCAGTCGTCGCAGAACGAGATCCGCAGGTCGCCCTTGGGGAAGGCGAGAGCCTCGGCCTCGGAGTCCATCAGCAGGCAGCTGTGCGAGGCGACCTGGTCCTTGGCGTAGAACGGGGTCAGGTTGGCCCCGTCGCACGCCGGGCAGCGGTCGATGCTCGTCATGGCACGATCCTCGGGCTCGGGACAGGGCGGCTGAACTTTCCGCCCCGCCGCAGGTACTCGTCCTGTTGCTTCATGATCTCGTCGACGTGGTTCCAGGCAGGCCTGACGGTCCGGCGGGACCGACAACCAAGATCGCTCACGCCGACGTCTCAGGAGCCGTGAACTTCAGCGACGTGTCGATCGTCCCCGCGTCGATCAGCTCCTGGATGCGCCGGATCCGCTGGAAGCGGGCGCCCTCCAGGTCGGCCTTGGAGAGGGCCTCCTGGACGAAGGTCGAGTACAGCTCCTCGACGCCCTTGCGGACCGTCCAGACCGGCTGGAACGCCGGGAAGGTGTCGGCGAACCGGTCGCAGTCGACCCGGTAGTTCCGCTTGTCCGGGCCGGCGCTGTCGCTGAACGAGATCTTGCTGTTCGGCACGATCTCCTCGACGATCTCGGCGACCTCGCGGATGCGGTAGTTCTCGGTGGTACGACCGACGTTGTAGGCCTCGAGGTGGATCTTCTCCGCTGGGGCCTCGCAGACGGCGAGCATGGCGCGGGCGATGTCCTCGATGTGCACGAGCGGCCGCCACGGGGTGCCGTCGCTCTTCATCCGCACCTCGCCGGTGGTCAGCGCGTAGCCGGTGAGGTTGTTGACGACCAGGTCGCCGCGCAGCCGGGGCGAGACGCCGTAGGCGGTCGCGTTACGCAGGAACACCGGGTGGAAGTCGTCGCCGGCCAGCTCGGTGAGGCCCTGCTCGGCCATCACCTTCGACTCGCCGTACGGCGTCACCGGCAGGAACTCGGCCGACTCGTCGATCGGGGCGTCGCCGTGCGCGCCGTAGAGGCTGCAGGACGAGGAGAAGACGAACCGGCCGACGCCGGCCTCCTTCGCCGCCCGGCCGACACTGACGGTGCCATGCGCGTTGATGTCGTAGGTCGTCTGGGGGTTCAGGTCGCCGAGCGGGTCGTTGGACAGGGCCGCGAGGTGGACGACCGCGTCGAAGCCCTCGAAGTGCTCCGGCTTCGCGTCCCGGATGTCGGCCCGGACCGCGGGCACCGCCTCCGGCTCGTTCCCGAGCGTGCAGTCGGCGAACAGGCCGCTGTCCAGACCGGCGACCTCGTGGCCGGCGGCGCGGAACAGGGGAATCAGCCGCGTGCCGATGTAGCCGTCATGACCGGTGACGAGAATGCGCATCTCGTTAGTCCCAGACCTTCCATGGAGCGCTGCCGGAGTCCCAGAGCGACTGGAGCAGCTTTCGATCACGAATGGTGTCCATGCACTGCCAGAAGCCGCTGTGCTTGTACGCCATGAGCTGGCCGTCCTTGGCCAGCTCCTCCAACGGCTCCTTCTCGAACTGCGTCGAGTCGCCCTCGATGTAGTCGAAGATCTCAGGCTCGAGCACGAAGAATGCGCCGTTGATCCAGCCCTCACCGGTCTGCGGCTTCTCCGAGAACTCGGTGATCCGGTCGCCGTCCATCTCGATGTGGCCGAACCGGGCCGGCGGGCGCACCGCGGTGAGGGTGGCGAGCTTCCCGTGTGACTTGTGGTAAGCGAGCAGGGCGTCCAGGTCGACGTCCGCGACACCGTCACCCCAGGTGAGCATGAACGTGCCCTCGGTGCCGATCCATGGCTGAAGCCGCTTGATCCGGCCACCGGTGTTGGTCTCCAGGCCGGTCTCGACGAGGCTGACGTTCCAGTCCTCGCGCTCGGTCTCCGGCTCGTGCCACTGCACCTTGCCGTCCCGCAACGAGACCGACACGTTCGCGGCCAAGGACGCGTAGTCCACCAGCCACCGCTTGATGTACTCGCCCCGGTAACCGAGCGCGACGGTGAAGTCGGTCAGGTGGAAGTGGGCGTAGTACTTCATGATATGCCACATGATCGGCTGGTTACCGACCTCAACCATCGGCTTGGGCCTAGTGGCGGTCTCCTCCGCGAGCCGAGTACCGAGCCCGCCCGCGAGGATACCAATCTTCATGCTTCCCTCTCGTTCTCCTGGCGATGGGCCCGCGGCCAGCCGGCGGCGTCGGGCGCCGCACGCGGCCGCCGCGTGACGGCCGGGGACCAGCGGGGCTACCTGGCAGCGGCGCCGCTCACCGGGCCAGGCCGGCGGCTCCGCCCAGCCGCGGGAATGACGGCCGTAGTGTGAGCAACTCTCCTCGGATCACAGCTACTCGGCGCCCGCCTACCCGATGTGCGGACCAACCCCCTCGCGCCGCCTACCAGGCCACTTCTTCGAGGGATGCTACACAACGCATTCCAGCGAACATCAGGCGCCCCGCGCCCCTGGCGGGCCCATAGGTCACGCTCGCGGCCTGCCGGGTGGGCCGCCTGAGGCGTCGACGCCGGAACCGATGCGTCGGAACGTGGCGATTCTCTGACCGTTGGACCGTTCGGGGATGTCGGGCAACTGACAGGACACACGCGTCAGCGGCTTGTTAGTGATCAAAATGCTAGATTTGCCGGCATGCGGCCTCGCACGCGCGTGGTAGACGATGTTGAGGCGCCCCACCCCATCGTCGGCACTGCCCCCAGTGGCAGGTCCAGACGGGACGCGATCTGTGAGGGTCCGCTCTCGGGGGCCATCAATGCCGACGAGGCCGAAACACCTCTAGCGCCGCGGGCACGGCTGTTCCCACTGCGGCATCCATCAGAGGCGGTGTCCCCAACCATCCAGTCGTCGTCGCCCCAAACCTTCGGTATGGCGGGATCTGATGTCCGTTCTCCCTCGACGGCCAGTGTCGGCCGTCCTTGCTCCGGTCGTGCTGACGCATGCGCTGCCCACCAGCGCCTCAACCGCGCGTCCCCTCGGCGACGGCGCCGCCGGCCTGGCCCGGTCGCTGGCCGGCGCGCGGTCGGTCGGGCGGGCTCTCGTCGCCACGGCGCGCCAGCGGCTCGGCGCGCCGGCCGAGGCCGCCGAGCGGCCCGGCGACGAGCGCTACGAGGTCGCCAGGCTCGCCAGCCACGCCGAGATCGCCGCGCTGCGCCCCGAATGGGAGCGGCTGTATGAGGCCGGCCACCAGAACCCGTTCAACGACCCAGGCTGGCTGCTGGCGTGGGCCCGCACCTATGTTCCGGTCGACGACGACCTCTGGGTCGTCACGGTCCGTCGCGAGGGCCAACTCGTCGGAGTGCTGCCCTGCTACCTGGCCGCCGTCGGCCGCCATGGGCTGGCCTTCCGCTCGATCCAGCTGTTCGGCTGCCTGATCACGTCCGGGATCACCGAGCTTCCGTCCCCGCTCACGCACCCCTGCGAGGACCCCCGCGGCGTCACCCGCACCGCACTGCGCTACCTGATCGACCGGGCACCCGCCGACGCCCGCGCCCACTGGATCGAGATCACCCTCGACCGCGACGTGCCCTGGCTCGAGGCCCAGTGGTTCCGGCCGGCGTCGGCCGCGGAGCACCCGCCGACGATCATGGGGAAGGCGCCGCGCGCCGTCGTCACCCTGCCACTGCCCACCGCTCCCGAGCCGCTGGTACTCAAGCGGAACGTGAAGGAGTCGGTGCGCCGCGCCCGCAACCGGCTGACCAGGACGGGCAAGCCCTGGTCGGTGCGCGCGGTCACCGGTAAGGAGGAGATCTCCGCCGCCTTCGAGACGCTGCGCCAGTTACACACGGCCCGGTCGGTCCTGACGGGCAAGGAATCGCACATCAACTCGCTCACCGGCCCGGCGGAGCCGTTCCTGCGCGAGGCGGTGGTGGACCTCGCCGGTCGCGGCCGGGCGGCGATCTACCAGCTTGAGCTCGACGGCGAGGTGATCGCCGCCCAGCTGGTGCTGACCAACACGCGGGCGAGCTACCTCTCGGTCTCCGGGCTGACCGCCGAGGCGTGGAGCTACTCGCCGATGGCCCTGATCATCCACACCGTCGCCACCGACGCGATAGCGCGGGGTGCCAGCCGGCTGCACCTGTCCGCCGGCCCGGACGAGGCGAAGCTGCGCTGGAGCGAGCAGGTCGACTACTACCCGCAGTTCCTCGTGGTGCCATCGACGCCGTCGGCGCGGCTGGCCTTCGCGGCGTACTGGCCGCTGTCGGCGGCGCTGCGCTACCGACGCGAGTTCCAGTTTCACACAATTCGCGCCGGCGACTAGCCCAACAGGCAGAAAACTGGTGCAGTCCAGGCTGCGATAGTCTTCTTCTGTCTTCCGTTACGTAAGAATTGAGCCCATGGGGCCCCCCGCCGACACGACCACGACGACCTGGGGTTTTCGGCCTGCCCCGCCGACGCCGCCCGACCCGCGAGGCGGCCGGCGGGCGACGTCGAGGTCCGGTCCGCCGCGCCGAGGGCCGAGAGTGCCCGCGGTACGCACCG contains the following coding sequences:
- a CDS encoding GNAT family N-acetyltransferase, coding for MLTHALPTSASTARPLGDGAAGLARSLAGARSVGRALVATARQRLGAPAEAAERPGDERYEVARLASHAEIAALRPEWERLYEAGHQNPFNDPGWLLAWARTYVPVDDDLWVVTVRREGQLVGVLPCYLAAVGRHGLAFRSIQLFGCLITSGITELPSPLTHPCEDPRGVTRTALRYLIDRAPADARAHWIEITLDRDVPWLEAQWFRPASAAEHPPTIMGKAPRAVVTLPLPTAPEPLVLKRNVKESVRRARNRLTRTGKPWSVRAVTGKEEISAAFETLRQLHTARSVLTGKESHINSLTGPAEPFLREAVVDLAGRGRAAIYQLELDGEVIAAQLVLTNTRASYLSVSGLTAEAWSYSPMALIIHTVATDAIARGASRLHLSAGPDEAKLRWSEQVDYYPQFLVVPSTPSARLAFAAYWPLSAALRYRREFQFHTIRAGD
- the rfbF gene encoding glucose-1-phosphate cytidylyltransferase gives rise to the protein MKIGILAGGLGTRLAEETATRPKPMVEVGNQPIMWHIMKYYAHFHLTDFTVALGYRGEYIKRWLVDYASLAANVSVSLRDGKVQWHEPETEREDWNVSLVETGLETNTGGRIKRLQPWIGTEGTFMLTWGDGVADVDLDALLAYHKSHGKLATLTAVRPPARFGHIEMDGDRITEFSEKPQTGEGWINGAFFVLEPEIFDYIEGDSTQFEKEPLEELAKDGQLMAYKHSGFWQCMDTIRDRKLLQSLWDSGSAPWKVWD
- a CDS encoding SDR family oxidoreductase, with translation MRILVTGHDGYIGTRLIPLFRAAGHEVAGLDSGLFADCTLGNEPEAVPAVRADIRDAKPEHFEGFDAVVHLAALSNDPLGDLNPQTTYDINAHGTVSVGRAAKEAGVGRFVFSSSCSLYGAHGDAPIDESAEFLPVTPYGESKVMAEQGLTELAGDDFHPVFLRNATAYGVSPRLRGDLVVNNLTGYALTTGEVRMKSDGTPWRPLVHIEDIARAMLAVCEAPAEKIHLEAYNVGRTTENYRIREVAEIVEEIVPNSKISFSDSAGPDKRNYRVDCDRFADTFPAFQPVWTVRKGVEELYSTFVQEALSKADLEGARFQRIRRIQELIDAGTIDTSLKFTAPETSA